In the genome of Cryptococcus neoformans var. neoformans B-3501A chromosome 5, whole genome shotgun sequence, the window GGTGAGTACGCTCTCTTTTTGAGAAATGATATCTTTCTAACCCATTTCTAGACTATTATTCCTTGCGCCAACATTCTGGTCATGGACAAGGGTCATCTAATTCAACATGGTTCTCCTCTCGAGCTCATTCACCGCAAGGGTCGGTTCCAAGACCTGTGCATGGCagctggggaagaagagtacaGTCATCTTATCGGCCTGGCCGAGCAGCACGATCCGTTGAACAAGGACGAGCTTATAGGGTCGCCTTTTGTTCAGTGATAGCTCAAACGGCAGAGAGCATCTCTGTTACAATCATAATCACGTCGCATAATAGAAATAAGCATGTACATTGTATTGAAACTGTACAGATTGCTTGCTAGTTAGTACGATTTCATAGAGCTAGGGATATGATAACGGAATGTCAATGGAAGGATACAAACTTGTCCGTATCTAGTCCCTCTCCAGTCGTACTGGGCGTCGACCCAGAAGACAGAAAGACTGTGCTTGATCAGGGGCGTCGGCCGCTGCCAGCAAACagcaaaaggaaaacagACAGGCCAGAGAACCATTGTACTTGATGTTTACTATTCCGTCGATATTTGAGGCGCCCTCGTCGTGAATATCGGTCAAGAAGACCTCGACGAGGTGCCGTATCATCGCGGGAAGATTGGTACAGGTTATGAacagagagaaagaaaaaagattGATCAGTGATGTATGTTAGCATCGGAAGACATTGTATACATGTCATTATAGACTGTTACCACCTGCTACTGGGTCCTTGTTGTAAGAAGCCTACGAGGTCCGGAGACAAAGAGCCAGTAGCGGCCGGAAGAATCTGTGAATATAAACTGGTTATCGTCTTATTCTGCATCCTTAAGACCTTGACTTACTTCCTGCGCTaattcctttcctccactgTCCCATGTTCCTGACAACACAGGTCGCAATATCTCCCCTACTAATCTCACCACAAGTCCTCTGACCTCTTGAGGAGCCTGTCTTTTCCACATAAGAATGTTCTTCAATAGCTTAATTCGACGATGGATGAAGCGACTCAATGCTGATCGAGATGCGGGATTGAATGCGGGTGGAGGGATGGCGTTGGAGGCAGTTACCGCTGCTATGGCTGAGGAGAGttcgagaagatgggagtGGAACACTTCAAGTATGGCTTTCAAAAGCGTGACAAACTTGCGACTGTCTTTACCAGTTAAATCAGCCACCACGTCCGTCAAGTCGACCGCGCGCCTGGTCTGTGGTGCCGAGTACGGATCATAGGCACCAGCTTCAAAGATTTTGGTCAAAAGAGGAATAACAGCAGTCGATACCATGGACGCAACAAGGTCTCCTTCGGGACTGAGAGGCGGTTCCtcatccatatcctcatcttcatccgcGCGAGGTCGGCGAGGATGGCAGtagtgatgaagagagtGGAACCATCGAAAAGAATCGAGAAATGCAGATCCCTGTCAAAGCCGTAAATGGAGAATACAATTTGATAGCAAAAATTTAACTTACCCTCAGAGGCTCCCATCCCACCATTTCTCCCCTCGCCCAGAACTCCCAAGCCTGCACCAAGGCTAGACCGCCAAATGCATTTacatactcttcttcatccctttttctccaaCCACCAAACCTCTTTGCAAGGCCCATTTCTGGATCTCTGAAGTCTTCGGCCTTCACATCGTCCAACAAGGCATGAGTGCGATGTGCCAGGCGATTCTGAGCAGCAGCATAATCTTCAGCATCGGCATCTGCGAGAGTCGAATCCGTGGAAtacccttcatcttccgcgGTAGGAGAGTTTGCCTTTCGCGCTATTCGTTTTGACCGACGTGACTCGCGTTGTTCTCGTCTAGCGCGTCTCACACCAGAGCTAGCTCCCATTTCTCTGGTGGCATCCTTAACACGACCAAGTTCGTCGATCTCTTGCTCCCCCTCTTTTGGCGCGGCTACGCCAATACAGAGAGCAAGATCGTCACTGTCGTCATCGGCTCGGCGCTTATTGGTCGACTGCGACCGTTCCTGAATGATATGCAAAGCGTCTGCCTCAATTTCCTCAAGTCTTGGGAACTACGCCGAGGTCAATAGCTATATTTTGCCAGTTATCAGACACAATGGAATctcaccttttcctccaGAAAATTGCCCAGCATCTCCACCCATCGTCTGAATTCCTCCATATATTCGCGTTTCCcttccaccttctccacttcTATTCGCAGTTCCctctcttgcttctccaAATCGGCTAATTCCTGCACGACTACATCAAGGTTGTGGTCGTTATGGGACTTTGTTATTTCAAGATCGGAAAGAGCTTTGGTAAGGCGAGATTGAGCAGACAATACAGTTGGGAGTGGCCGAGAAAGAGGTACTAAAAAGTAATATTAGGACAAGGATGACAATCTTAGGATTATGCGCACTAGGTGCAGGTGTATAGCCCTTCTTGACGACTTTCTCGGgttccttttcttcccataACCCTGACCGCTGTGCCTGTGCTCTCTCCCACTCCAAAGtttcctcgtcatcttcatcctcggccTCCCTGCCAAGGTGTCAGCTCTGCCAGTCCTCGATAATTATCGCGGCTCTCACCTGTCAGCTATAAGTTCACCAATCTCGCCTCGTAATCTTCTAGCGGCCGCCTTATTGGCAGTCTTCCCTAGGAATAATTTATCTTTGGCTCCAGTGTAGTCAGCCAAATCTAAAGTAAGGTTTCAGTGCGACGAGCCATGGTTAGAAACCCCAAAGCAAACTTACCTTCGTcgccttcaccttcttcgtcctcttctctcattAATCTACTCTCAGGATGAGGCCCCTGTTGGGCATCGTAGATCGCAATTTTTCCACCGCCCGATCCCAAAGAGATATagtcttcttcgttctcaGCGGATGCGGTTGCTGCCCCATTGCCTCCCATGCCCGCCTGGcgcttcatcttcgccgCCGCGATGGTAGTAGCATCAGGGATTCCTGCCGTTGTGTCCTGCGCAAAACTTGAAGCATACTTTTCCCTCGCCAATCGACTGAGACCTGACGAGTCGACATCATCATTATCATCTTCGATGGTATCTGTCACACCACGAGGAGCGCGGGTTGGTGTCGCGGCCTTCAGCTCGGAAAGATATTCTCGAGAGTACACTCCAGAATTTTTCGTAGCACTCGGCGTTCCAATCGCCTCGGATGTACTAGGAGTGGGAGGAAGCTTTAGTTGTTGTGATAGAAGTGATTTCCTGGGCTTGAAGGCCaccccttcatcctcatctgccGCTCCGCCGAAACTCAATGTGCTAGCCTTTTTTGACAACCTatcttttgtcttttccttctttagccctttcttcctcccaagAATATTCCCGCTACCTTCATTTGAATCTATTTCAATGGTCTCGTCCGAATTTTGAGCATCACTGGCGGTGATAGAGGACTTGGCGAGAGGCGATGAGGTAGATGCAGGGTCGGGAATGTCGGAATCACGAGCACGGAGGGAAGGACGAGGCCTAGCTCTTTTGACGAACATATTTGAGTGACCTTCCCAAGGCGAATGTATGCTGGAAAATTCCCCAAGTGGATTGGAGGACAAGAATGAATGTACAAGTATAGTAACTGTCCAAGAAATTCAAGCAGTATGAACGAAGGACGGTATTAGTGAGGAACGGACGCAAGAGGGTTGTAAATTTACGTAACGATTATCGGATATTGTAATATAAATGGTATTAGAGAGCTTAAATGTCATGTTCGGGGGTGTGGTCAAGGGGTATGACAAGCGATCCGCATTTAGGACGCTTTTCGCTTAGCCTGGGTTCGAGTCCCAGCTCCTCCATTTTTGTGCTGTATTTTTTTTGGCAATCTTTTCACCTTTGTCATGGATTTCTTGAGTTATTTTGCAATTTCTCATTTCATGTTATATATGTGGAATATTTTTTATTATGCTATGTGTTATTGCTACAACCTTTGCGTTCTATCCGGATCAATCTTCGGTCCTTTACAAAAGTGCCGCCAAGGCGTTGCGTGTATTCTCCGCCTCTCCTTTGATGAGGTCAACTAAAGCTTCAAACTTTGG includes:
- a CDS encoding hypothetical protein (Match to ESTs gb|CF185516.1|CF185516, gb|CF185515.1|CF185515), whose amino-acid sequence is MFVKRARPRPSLRARDSDIPDPASTSSPLAKSSITASDAQNSDETIEIDSNEGSGNILGRKKGLKKEKTKDRLSKKASTLSFGGAADEDEGVAFKPRKSLLSQQLKLPPTPSTSEAIGTPSATKNSGVYSREYLSELKAATPTRAPRGVTDTIEDDNDDVDSSGLSRLAREKYASSFAQDTTAGIPDATTIAAAKMKRQAGMGGNGAATASAENEEDYISLGSGGGKIAIYDAQQGPHPESRLMREEDEEGEGDEDLADYTGAKDKLFLGKTANKAAARRLRGEIGELIADREAEDEDDEETLEWERAQAQRSGLWEEKEPEKVVKKGYTPAPIPLSRPLPTVLSAQSRLTKALSDLEITKSHNDHNLDVVVQELADLEKQERELRIEVEKVEGKREYMEEFRRWVEMLGNFLEEKFPRLEEIEADALHIIQERSQSTNKRRADDDSDDLALCIGVAAPKEGEQEIDELGRVKDATREMGASSGVRRARREQRESRRSKRIARKANSPTAEDEGYSTDSTLADADAEDYAAAQNRLAHRTHALLDDVKAEDFRDPEMGLAKRFGGWRKRDEEEYVNAFGGLALVQAWEFWARGEMVGWEPLRGSAFLDSFRWFHSLHHYCHPRRPRADEDEDMDEEPPLSPEGDLVASMVSTAVIPLLTKIFEAGAYDPYSAPQTRRAVDLTDVVADLTGKDSRKFVTLLKAILEVFHSHLLELSSAIAAVTASNAIPPPAFNPASRSALSRFIHRRIKLLKNILMWKRQAPQEVRGLVVRLVGEILRPVLSGTWDSGGKELAQEILPAATGSLSPDLVGFLQQGPSSRW